Proteins encoded together in one Lepisosteus oculatus isolate fLepOcu1 chromosome 2, fLepOcu1.hap2, whole genome shotgun sequence window:
- the ufl1 gene encoding E3 UFM1-protein ligase 1 — MAADWEEIRRLAADFQRAQFADTIQRLSERNCIEIVAKLVEDKQLDVVHTLDGKEYITPSQISREIQDELYVHEGRVNIVDLHQIINVDLSHIESRASEIAKSVKGVQLVLGQLIDENYLDRLAEEVNDKLQEAGQVTIAELCKTYDLPGDFLTEVLSERLGRIIQGQMDQYDRGVIFTQAFVCRHKARICGLFSAITRPVPVNNLISLYGFQEHLLYSVLEELVSCGRLKGTVVGGRQDKAVYIPDIYTKTQNNWIDSFLKQNGYLEFDALTRLGIPDPLNYIKKRYKSEKLLFLRAACVGQNIVDQVEASVEEAVSSGTWIDVQPMLPSCLSLDDTGILVNQVMRTSNVQSSARILNGSIVVSEKFISSCISLFDQSMRMKAEKEMKNNPVFLITEEDIKQASVLAENSAPSKKDKRDERRKKAGEGSGSVKGGGGGNSREIRIRKTKKKGRREDDSDEDTDAATQNRNKQQEVKFMSQEEIEGVLQKHICDCPEDMISELAEHLIRPLAKMYQDVVHTVFMSSTSSTTGVSRKQSVKDLQEEINILYNNIRLFEKGTKLFSDDTQANIAKHVLKTMCTDVTNLLFNFVAAELMMALENYSSITYEVRVKILGKLPEETKGPLMKLHNSLNGKSIEDFLTNLEAVSEVCGIMLKKGDKKKERQALFQHRQALTEQLKVTEDPALVLHLTSVLLFQFTTHCMLHAPGRCVPQIIAALSAKISQDQHKLLTRYQGLVVKQLVGQNKKPNKAEREAAEGQSEEDLTEAVGKELLSLTSEVKDLVLRSRKSSLTEE, encoded by the exons ATTATCTGAGAGAAACTGCATAGAGATTGTTGCAAAACTAGTtgaagacaagcagttagatgTGGTTCACACTCTGGATGGTAAGGAGTACATCACTCCTTCGCAGATCAGCAGGGAGATCCAAGATGAGCTTTATGTCCATGAAG GTCGGGTAAACATTGTGGATCTGCACCAG ATTATAAATGTGGACTTGTCCCACATCGAAAGCAGAGCCAGTGAAATAGCAAAGTCAGTCAAAGGGGTTCAGCTGGTCCTGGGTCAGTTAATTGATGA aaattacCTAGATCGCCTTGCAGAAGAAGTGAATGACAAATTGCAGGAGGCTGGCCAGGTGACTATTGCAGAGCTTTGCAAAACCTATGACCTCCCTGGGGATTTCTTGACAGAG GTGCTGTCAGAGCGTCTTGGCAGAATCATCCAAGGTCAGATGGATCAGTATGACAGAGGGGTGATTTTCACCCAAGCGTTCGTGTGTCGGCACAAGGCACGGATTTGTGGACTGTTCAGTGCAATCACTCG gccTGTCCCTGTGAATAATTTAATCAGCCTGTATGGATTTCAGGAGCACCTTTTGTACT CTGTTTTGGAAGAACTTGTGAGCTGTGGACGCCTGAAAGGGACGGTGGTCGGTGGGAGACAGGACAAGGCCGTCTACATTCCGGATATCTAcaccaaaacacaaaacaactgGATCGATTCCTTCCTGAAACAGAATGGTTATTTAG AATTTGATGCTTTGACCAGGCTTGGGATTCCTGATCCACTGAACTACATTAAAAAACGGTACAAATCCGAGAAGCTTTTATTCCTTCGAGCCGCCTGTGTTGGTCAGAACATTGTTGATCAGGTTGAGGCTTCAGTGGAGGAGGCAGTCAGCTCGGGTACCTGGATAGATGTGCAG CCAATGTTACCTAGCTGTCTCTCTTTAGATGACACTGGCATTTTGGTAAACCAAGTTATGAGAACCAGCAATGTACAGTCATCTGCCAGGATCCTCAATGGAAGCATTGTAGTCAGTGAGAAGTTTATAAGCAGCTGCATTTCTCTTTTTGACCAGTCAATGCGCATGAAGGCAGAAAAG GAAATGAAGAATAATCCTGTTTTTCTGATCACGGAAGAAGATATAAAGCAAGCCTCAGTTCTAGCAGAAAATTCAGCTCCTTCAAAGAAAGACAAGAGGGATGAAAGAAGGAAGAAAGCAGGAG AGGGCTCTGGAAGTGTCAAAGGAGGTGGTGGGGGAAATTCACGAGAGATCAGGATACGCAAAACCAAGAAGAAAGGCAGGAGGGAAGATGACAGTGATGAGGACACAGATGCTGCAACTCAAA atCGAAACAAGCAACAAGAGGTGAAGTTCATGTCTCAGGAAGAAATTGAAGGGGTGTTACAGAAGCACATCTGTGATTGTCCAGAAGACATGATATCTGAGCTCGCAGAGCATTTAATTAG acCACTCGCCAAAATGTACCAGGATGTGGTCCATACGGTTTTTATGTCTTCCACAAGTTCTACCACTGGAGTCAGCAGGAAACAGAGTGTTAAAGATCTACAGGAAGAGATCAACATTCTTTACAACAATATTAGGCTATTTGAAAAAGGAACAAAACTCTTTTCGG atgaTACTCAGGCTAATATTGCAAAGCATGTACTGAAGACCATGTGCACAGATGTTACCAACCTGCTGTTTAATTTTGTGGCTGCAGAATTAATGATGGCTTTAGAAAATTACAGCTCCATAACATACGAG GTCAGGGTAAAGATTTTGGGAAAATTGCCTGAAGAAACCAAAGGTCCTCTGATGAAGCTTCACAACTCTCTGAATGGAAAA AGCATAGAAGATTTTCTGACTAATTTAGAGGCAGTATCAGAAGTTTGTGGAATTATGCTGAAGAAAGGAGACAAAAAGAAGGAAAg GCAAGCTCTCTTCCAGCACAGACAGGCGCTCACAGAACAGTTGAAAGTGACTGAGGATCCTGCCCTGGTTTTGCACCTGACGAGCGTTTTGCTGTTTCAGTTCACCACACACTGCATGCTTCATGCACCTGGTCGATGTGTGCCACAGATTATTGCTGCCCTGAGTGCCAAAATCTCccag GATCAGCACAAACTGCTGACCAGATATCAGGGTCTGGTTGTCAAACAGCTTGTTGGTCAGAACAAAAAGCCAAACAAAGCGGAGAGAGAAGCTGCTGAGGGCCAGTCTGAGGAGGACCTAACTGAGGCTGTTGGCAAGGAGCTCCTGTCCCTGACTTCTGAAGTGAAGGACCTTGTCTTGAGATCAAGGAAAAGTTCTCTGACCGAAGAATGA